Genomic DNA from Streptomyces sp. GS7:
TCGTCGACGGCGGCGGCGACCGGCTCGCTGAGCCCGATGCCCTCCGCGGTGTCCGCCGGTTCACAGCCGACGACCAGGACGCGCCGCGGGCGCCGGCCGCCGGTGCCGGCGCTGAGCGTGTCGAGCAACGCCAGCACCGCGTCCGGTGTCATGTGGTGCCCGTCGAGGGGGGTGGTCTCGGGCCCGTGTCGTTCGGTGGGGTCGGTGGCGTCGAGGACGTGGAGCGAGCCGGGTGCGCCGCCGCGCGCGCAGGCGTCGACCAGCAGCACCGTCTCGTAGCCGTCCAGCATCTGGTAGGCGAGATGGACGCCCCGCACGCCGGCGTCGACGACCTCGACGCCCTCGGGGAGGGGGTGTTGGCCGAGCGCGCGGACGGCCTCGACGCCGAAGCCGTCGTCGCCGAGGAAGATGTTGCCGACGCCCGCGATCAGCGTCCTGCCGCTCGGCGCGGTCCGGGGCGCGTCGCGGTTCACGCG
This window encodes:
- a CDS encoding hydrogenase maturation protease, which encodes MNRDAPRTAPSGRTLIAGVGNIFLGDDGFGVEAVRALGQHPLPEGVEVVDAGVRGVHLAYQMLDGYETVLLVDACARGGAPGSLHVLDATDPTERHGPETTPLDGHHMTPDAVLALLDTLSAGTGGRRPRRVLVVGCEPADTAEGIGLSEPVAAAVDEAVRTVLELVGADRPAPATTSERNTTPC